From Halorientalis litorea:
GAGTGCGGTCACGACCTTTCGGAGGCGTGTCGAGACGACGTTCGCCATGTGGACGACTTCGTCGCGGAGTGCGTCCAGTGCCTGGCGGAACTCCTCGCGGGGCATCTATCCGAACTTGCCGGTGATGTAGTCCTCGACGCGTTCGTGTTCTGGGTTCTCGAATATCTTGTCCGTGTCGTCGAACTCGACGAGTTCACCACCGGTGAGGAAGACGGCCGTCTTGTCGGAGATGCGGGCCGCCTGCTGCATATTGTGGGTGACGATGGCGACGGTGTACTCGTCCGCGAGTTCGTCGATGAGGTCCTCGATTTTCGAGGTGGCGATGGGGTCGAGCGCGGACGCCGGTTCGTCCATCAGGACGACTTGCGGGTCGACGGCGATGGCACGGGCGATGCAGAGTCGCTGTTGTTGTCCGCCCGAGAGGCCGGTCGCCGACTCGTCGAGGCGGTCTTTGACTTCGTCCCAGAGTGCCGCGCGCTTGAGTGCCGTCTCGACGCGCTCGTCGAGGTTCTCCGTGTCGTTCTGGATTCGCAGGCCGTAGGCTACGTTGTCGTAGATGCTCTTCGGGAAGGGGTTGGGATGCTGGAACACCATCCCGATGCGCCGCCGGAGCGCGACCGGGTCCACGTCGTCGGCGTAGACATCGTGGCCCTCGAAGTACAACTCGCCGTCGACGCGGGCGATGTCGATGAGGTCGTTCATCCGGTTGACACACCGGAGGAACGTGGATTTCCCACAGCCGGAGGGACCGATGAGAGCGGTGACCTTGTTCGCCGGAATCTGTATCGACACGTCGTCGAGCGCCTGCGTGTCGCCGTAGTACACGTCGAGGTTGCGTGATTCG
This genomic window contains:
- the pstB gene encoding phosphate ABC transporter ATP-binding protein PstB, with the protein product MSQDKTSTSTGAQGDSDQLISTDPGGGGLSERDSRETQAAAHTVIESRNLDVYYGDTQALDDVSIQIPANKVTALIGPSGCGKSTFLRCVNRMNDLIDIARVDGELYFEGHDVYADDVDPVALRRRIGMVFQHPNPFPKSIYDNVAYGLRIQNDTENLDERVETALKRAALWDEVKDRLDESATGLSGGQQQRLCIARAIAVDPQVVLMDEPASALDPIATSKIEDLIDELADEYTVAIVTHNMQQAARISDKTAVFLTGGELVEFDDTDKIFENPEHERVEDYITGKFG